The nucleotide sequence CAGCAGATAAAGCGGGGATTAAAGCGGGTGATATCATCGTCAGCGTCAATGACCGTAAAATTAAGAGCTTTCAGGAGTTACGAGCGAAAGTGGCCACTATGGGGGCTGGCGCTAAGGTCAAATTTGGTTTGATCCGTGATGGTGACTCGAAAACAGTCTCTGCGACACTTGGCGAAGCTAGCCAAACGACTGAAACTTCTGCAGGAGCTGTTCATCCAATGCTGACAGGTGCAGCACTTGAAAATAGTGATGATGGCGTCAAAATTACTGATATTGCGCAAAACTCACCAGCTGCAGCGAGCGGATTACAAAAAGGCGACATCATTGTCGGCGTAAATCGCAACTCAATCAATGATCTCAACTCCCTTAAAGCTAAGCTAAAAGAGCAGCAAGGTACTGTGGCATTGAAAATACAGCGTGGCCATAGCAACCTTTTCTTAGTCTTAAGATAAACCAAAGGATTGATGGTTAACACTCGATGTTAACCATCAATCCTCTCATGCTTATTAAGAACAATCGTGTTAATCTAATCCAAATTTTGCTTAACTATCTAAAACATGGCTATAAAAAATACATTATTGTACGTTGGTAAGGCTGTCACCTTTGGCCTCATCATGGCTGCAGTCTTTATTTTCGTCACCCCACTGCTTAGCAATAATCCTTCAAACCTATTTTTTCAAAAACGTGGTGACAATGGTTTCGAACTCTCTTTTTCTAAAGCCGTCAGACGAGCAGCCCCCGCGGTTGTTAACATCTACAGCCTGAGTGTTAACCGCAACCAACCGCTAAATTCAGGATCTCTACAGGGTCTAGGCTCCGGCGTCATAATGAGTAAAGAGGGTTATATCCTCACTAATTATCATGTCATAAAAAACGCCGATGAGATTGTTATCGCTTTACAGGATGGTCGCAAATTTACCTCTGAAGTGGTCGGTTCCGATCCCGTTACCGATCTTGCAGTATTAAAACTAGAAGTAAAGGTTGAGGGAGATACACTCCCTATTGTGCCAGTCAACTTAGGTGTACCAGCTCAGGTCGGCGATGTCGTTTTAGCCATTGGTAACCCCTATAACATTGGACAAACCATCACCCAAGGCATTATCAGCGCAACAGGGCGTAATGGCTTAAGTTCTGGTTACTTAGATTTTCTACAAACTGATGCCGCGATTAATGCCGGTAATTCAGGTGGTGCACTGATCGACACCAGTGGCCAACTTATCGGCATAAATACTGCTGCTTTTCAGGTGGGAGGTGAAGGTGGCGGTCATGGTATCAACTTCGCCATTCCAATCAAATTAGCCCATAGCATCATGGGTAAACTGATTAAAGATGGACGTGTCATACGGGGAGCATTAGGCATCACCGGTGAACCTGTTGGACCTGTGATAGCCCAAATTCTTAATCTGCCAGATCTTGCAGGGGTTGTTATCACAGCGATCGATCCTAATGGCCCCGCCGCTAAAGCTCAATTGCAACCCAGAGATGTCATCACTAAATATGAAGGTGAACTTGTACCCGGTGTCGAGATGCTGATGGACAGAATTGCCGAATCAGCACCAAATAAACAAGTCACGATGACCATTATTCGTAAAGGTAAAGTCTATGATGTGCCAGTGACTATCGGTGAAAATGTGGCTGAAGACTCTTAATACACAATAGCAGAAGGATCTGAATAATCCCCGTCGCTATAAACAAAAAGCCACTCGGTAAACGAGTGGCTTTAAACACTAAAACTTAAGCAAATACTGGTTAGCTTACACGAACAATCTGTCCGCCTAAGCCTTTGAACTTATCTTCAATATGTTCATAACCACGATCCAGATGGTAGATACGATCAACGATAGTTGTGCCATTGGCCACTAAGCCTGCAATAACCAAACTCGCAGAAGCTCTTAGATCCGTAGCCATGACTTGAGCACCATTAAGTCTATCTATGCCCTGAATGATACAAGTGTTCCCTTCTAATTCCATATTAGCGCCCATACGGATAAGCTCAGGAACGTGCATAAAGCGATTCTCAAAGATGGTTTCAGTGATGGTCGAAGTGCCCTCGGCTAACACGTTCAACAAACAAAACTGTGCTTGCATATCGGTTGGAAAACCAGGGTAAGGCACTGTTTTTATATTCACAGCCTTAGGTCGCTTACCTTGCATATCCAGCTCAATCCAATCACTACCTGTGGTAATACTCGCACCAGCATCTTCAAGCTTTGCCAGTACCGCTTCAAGTGTGGATGGATCAGCATCAATACAACGTATCTTGCCACGCGTAACGGCAGCTGCAATCAAAAAGCTACCCGTCTCGATTCTGTCAGGCATCACTCGATAATGACAGCCTTGTAAAGATTCGACACCTTGAATTCGAATAGAGTCCGTGCCTGCACCTTCAATTTTAGCCCCCATAGCAATCAAGCAATTTGCTAAATCAATAATTTCAGGCTCACGGGCTGCATTTTCAATGACAGTCTCACCATCGGCAAGTGTAGCAGCCATTAACAAGTTTTCAGTAGCGCCAACACTAATCATATCCATGAAGATATGTGCGCCTTTTAGGCGACCATCAACACGAGCTTTGATGTAACCCTCTTCAACTTCAATTTTTGCGCCCATTTGCTCTAAACCATGAAGATGAAGATTCACAGGACGCGCACCGATGGCACAACCACCAGGCAGAGACACATCAGCGGTTCCGAAGCGAGCCAGCAAGGGACCTAAAATAAGGATTGATGCACGCATAGTTTTAACTAAGTCATAGGGTGCACAGAAGTTATTTAGCGTGGTCGTTGAAATACGCACACTGTTATCATTATGCGTCACTTCGGCGCCAAGGCAACGAAGCAGCTCGCAACTGGTATTCACATCCCTAAGATTAGGAACATTACTTACAATAAAATCGGTTTCAGCTAAAACACCCGCCATCAAGATAGGTAGCGCGGCATTCTTAGCGCCCGAGATTACAACATTACCGGCAAGCGCACCGCTTGCCTCAATTTTTAATTTATCCACTTTCACTCTCAGCTTACATGTTAAATACTTTTTCACGCTTCCATTGTGTCGGCGTGAAAGCATTGATCGTTAGCGCATGCAGTTCACCGCTAGTGATACGATCCATTAGCGGTCCATAGATGGTCTGCTGCTGCTTTACACGTCCCATGCCATCGAAACATTCACCGACGGCAA is from Shewanella sp. MTB7 and encodes:
- the degS gene encoding outer membrane-stress sensor serine endopeptidase DegS; this encodes MAIKNTLLYVGKAVTFGLIMAAVFIFVTPLLSNNPSNLFFQKRGDNGFELSFSKAVRRAAPAVVNIYSLSVNRNQPLNSGSLQGLGSGVIMSKEGYILTNYHVIKNADEIVIALQDGRKFTSEVVGSDPVTDLAVLKLEVKVEGDTLPIVPVNLGVPAQVGDVVLAIGNPYNIGQTITQGIISATGRNGLSSGYLDFLQTDAAINAGNSGGALIDTSGQLIGINTAAFQVGGEGGGHGINFAIPIKLAHSIMGKLIKDGRVIRGALGITGEPVGPVIAQILNLPDLAGVVITAIDPNGPAAKAQLQPRDVITKYEGELVPGVEMLMDRIAESAPNKQVTMTIIRKGKVYDVPVTIGENVAEDS
- the murA gene encoding UDP-N-acetylglucosamine 1-carboxyvinyltransferase; the protein is MDKLKIEASGALAGNVVISGAKNAALPILMAGVLAETDFIVSNVPNLRDVNTSCELLRCLGAEVTHNDNSVRISTTTLNNFCAPYDLVKTMRASILILGPLLARFGTADVSLPGGCAIGARPVNLHLHGLEQMGAKIEVEEGYIKARVDGRLKGAHIFMDMISVGATENLLMAATLADGETVIENAAREPEIIDLANCLIAMGAKIEGAGTDSIRIQGVESLQGCHYRVMPDRIETGSFLIAAAVTRGKIRCIDADPSTLEAVLAKLEDAGASITTGSDWIELDMQGKRPKAVNIKTVPYPGFPTDMQAQFCLLNVLAEGTSTITETIFENRFMHVPELIRMGANMELEGNTCIIQGIDRLNGAQVMATDLRASASLVIAGLVANGTTIVDRIYHLDRGYEHIEDKFKGLGGQIVRVS
- a CDS encoding BolA family protein; the encoded protein is MNSNETEQVSEEAVKLKEIEQLLLDALSLDEVHVTQAGTHYKIVAVGECFDGMGRVKQQQTIYGPLMDRITSGELHALTINAFTPTQWKREKVFNM